In Gemmatimonadaceae bacterium, the following are encoded in one genomic region:
- a CDS encoding GxxExxY protein, with product MTERVMWKETRPVIEAAMKVHSILGPGLLEATYLACLEHELRRRGLSARSQVPIPVRYDGMLLDIGYRVDLLVEESIVVEVKSVAKLIPIHEAQLLTYLRLSRYRIGLLINFHTAHLRDGIRRMVNGWESQAIVR from the coding sequence ATGACTGAACGTGTGATGTGGAAGGAAACTCGTCCCGTGATCGAGGCGGCCATGAAGGTGCATTCGATCCTCGGGCCGGGTCTTCTGGAGGCGACCTATCTGGCATGCCTCGAGCATGAACTGCGGCGACGTGGCCTCTCCGCGCGATCCCAGGTTCCGATTCCTGTTCGCTACGATGGGATGCTTCTCGACATTGGCTACCGCGTCGACTTACTCGTCGAGGAAAGTATCGTCGTCGAGGTGAAGAGCGTCGCCAAGCTCATCCCCATCCACGAAGCGCAGCTGCTCACCTACTTGCGCCTGTCGCGGTACCGCATTGGCCTCCTCATCAACTTCCACACCGCTCACCTGCGCGATGGGATTCGGCGCATGGTGAACGGGTGGGAGTCGCAGGCGATAGTTCGTTAG